The DNA segment tgaaaattcattcaaccTAATATTCCAAAAGCATGTTCTCTTTATCAACCGAGTCAGTTATCTTCAATGCAACCCACAAGCcctaaaataacaaacaaaaaaaatactgaGTAAGAGGAACGAAAAAGGAGGAGGAACACTATTGAGATTTTAAGAATTGGGTTGTGAGAAAGAACCTCGGGAAGAACAAAGTTGGGAtcttttatgtgtttttaaaatCAATGGCGAGAATCTGAGGAAGCAGAGGACGGCTTGTCGGATACGCCGTCGTGCTCCTCTTCACCCTGAATTCGTGCTGGAATGCGAAAGCCAGAGAATCCACCGCCGTTGGAGAAGCCGCCGGCGACGGAGCCCTGGTGGATCAGCGGCGAGAAGTAGTGATGGTTGTGATGGTGGTGATCGACCGAAGGGTCTATCCAAGCACGAACCGAAGGGGTGTTACTGGACTGAAGGGGTCCCCTCTGAGAAAAAAATTGGCCAAACGCCGGCGCCGGCGTGTTGAACACAAACCCACCGCCATGGCCACTGTTGCCACCAAAGAGCAACCTGTGCTCCTCCGAGTGGTGGTTCTGGTGCTCCGACCAGGCGGAACCGCCGTCGAAGCCGAGCGCCGTTCCGGCGAATAGCACCGGCTCGTTGTGGCTCTGAGGCTGATGCTGAAGCATGATAGGGTCCTGAAAGGACTGCAACGACAAACGCAGATCTTGCTGCCTCAAATCCGGTGGCGCCGGAGGGTAACTCTGAAACGACGTCGTGGTAGCTTCGACGGGAAAGAAAGTCTTGATTGTCTCAGCAATGTTATCAGTATCCAAAGACGGTGGCAGAAAACCAGGACCACTGGTGTACTTGCTGGTGCCAAtgttagcattttcactctccaACTGTTGGTGAGAGAATTGCTCCGGAACTCTGGTAGCGGCGACGACAACGTTGCTCTCGCCACGGTTGCCGAACGCTGTCGGGTCTTGTTCGGCAGGGAGAGACTTGTTCTCGCGGAGGGCGATTTCCTGCTGCTGCGGCGGTTGCATTGACGTGGCCGTGGGGTTCCATGGAGGGAGCTCCGCGAGCTCGTCGATGGCGGTCTTGGCTTTTTTTATGAGCCAGTCCACCGCCTTGCTGGGGCGGTCATAGCCGAGGCGGTCCTGGACATCGTAGAATTGGATGGCCGTGTGAGCTGCAAGGCGCACACGGCGGTCTCTGGGGCCTTTGGCAGTGCAGACCTTGCTGTGACGGTCCTTCCGCCCGGTGGAGCGGACAATGTGGCCGCCTTGCACCTCGACGATCTCGCCCCCGCCGGCGCCGGCTCTCATGGCCGATCTAGACGGTGTTGGTGCTTGGTGAAGGAGATGGTGGTTCTGTGATTCCCCCATCTTTCTCGCATGTTCGGTTGAAGTAAGCGACGAAGGCGGTGGTGGAAGAGGAGGGAGGGAAGACCGTTTCTTAGGTAGTTGAAGTGGGTTTAAGAGCTCCGTGTCTAAACCTGTGTAAGATGGTTCTTCATCTTGTCGTTGTTGAAGGTGTAGAAATCGGtttcctccttcttcttcttcctcggtTGTTACATGTCTTGTGTTGAACACAAGATTTTGATGATGAGtctgaagatgaagatgatgatgatgaagatgatgatgacgacgatGCTGATGATGATGGAAATTCCTGTGAGGATCCAGAGTCAGACCCTTGCTGGTGTTGATGCTGGTGTTGGGATTTTCCTCTTCCAGCTTTTTACGAAGCTTTGCACTTATTCCTAATGGGTTGGTGATTCTTTGCACTCCCAGCTATGTTGGTCGTGCAACTGCCACAACTCTGAAACTGGCTTCTGTTTCTTCCAAAAAAAGTTCATGCCATTGAATTTTCCCACTTCCATCACCATAAAACTAAACCAAACTTAACCAAAGCAACAATGATATACCAAGACCCGACCCTTTTCAGCCTAACCcatcttctctctctctctttgtcttttctttctctctctctctctctctcttttttgcCTTTTTGCTAATTGAATTCCTTTTTACGCTTATGTAATGTAATGTAGTAACGAGAGTGGAAGCAGAATACGGTTGGGTTGGTTAATACCCTATTGGTCTTGGGCAAACGAGCTTAGGGAAGCACCCAAGCGGTGTCGTGTTGCAAAATTTTGAACAGATTTTCCTCCATATCTCAGCTCATAGGGAGACAAGAGATAAGAGTTATAGGGAAGAGGAATTGATTCTGGCCCTATGGGAGGCCTTCTTGATGGCAGTCGTAAAGTTGACAGTGTTTGGTCGGAATGGAGGTGTTAAATATCCGTGACTGCATCCCCTGCCCCTCTTTCAGACCTTGTTCTTATACCACACTACACTACACACCCATTTTTCATTCCATCTTCCACCCTCTTCCCCCTTTTCCTTCTCTACATCCATTAAACTTATATTcatttactgttttttatttacCCTCGTCCAAATCACATCATCTGCAAATTACATAATTTCatggaaataatttatttttaaaaaattgttaaaacattatgattctaattttatttatataaatcagTACCAACTAAATtgcaaaaatcattttttttcttttttctttaacatagtcttatgtaaatttaaactctatgtttattattaattgagtgtatcatattaattatatattatcgaGTTGTTATTaaattctttattaatatttaattttaaatttaagatttacATATCTCAAtataaagcatataaataaatataaatcattttttataaatatggtaaaattgaattaagtttaaaatttattttttaaatacaataaaattttatcatttaataattcACCAGATTAAGTCTAACTTTAATGAACAATAATATAACTTTTCTACGGATGTTCTTGTAAAAGCTTATATCTtctataaaataagattaatggTAACTTCTTgtcttaattaataaataaaataattatgacgAGATTAGGATATTGAAGCAAGTATTACGATTAAGGTTaacattaaagttaaaaaatggaaataaaagtGATTCTCAATTTtgtaattacaaaattttgaattatgattctttgaaaatatttttttgacaatattttaatattatttatatattattatgtgattgattcaaaattattttataattaatcatactaatcataaataccaatataaactaattacaattaatcataataattataaacatcatTATAAACTAATTACATGTCAAACATGTAAATGACACacataaatgatgttaaaatattattaaaaatactgTAAAAGTATGGTAATACactaattttacttaaaaaagttAGAAGTTAGAAGCGTtggttttattaaatatatattatggtaTGTTTGTCTAGATGCTCTTTGAGGGATAGATCCCTTACATGCCTCCACCACACCTTTCGAAAGGGACACCCTCGCACAGCTTTTCTGGTATCTCTTTCTCCCTTCTCTCTACCTTTATTGTTTCGCTTAAAAGCAACATAACCATAACATGGATCCATAGATTTACTTCACCAAAACTACCACTCTCttatcatttcttttcttttgcattataGGATCAAACATCgcaaactaaataaattaacaacaaaaattatttaaatttaaattaattaaaacaaataaatatctttttattactaataatcTATTTGTATTTAAATACTTACGTTTTAGTTCATTATATTGCAAGCATATATGTAATATGGATATTTTATGTAGTTTGTAACGTATTTCTTCATAAATATTGATGAAAATACAGGctgtttttttcttataagtatttttttttttcatatatatcaatgaaaacAAATGATTTGGGAGAGAGCATCTTTCCATATTGTTTTTcagttctcttctttcttttctagaACAACATTGCGTGCCAACGTTTTTGTATGTTGTCCTTTTCcttataaagttaaataatttcacagttttcaaaaattatttaaactcggcaatcataaatatttttcgatatgtatttacaattaattatttagaattttattatacATGTTTTACCAATCGCATATTGATATTtaccatttaaatattattattttgtaaatttatttttcacctatgtttaatttttaaacttttcaaacaTTATACGggctaaatatattattattcaattagtATATAAtggttcataaaaaaaaaaaaaaaaacttaaatttcataTAGTGCTTTCAGGTGTTATTATAAGGTTTTATTGAATAACTAATTAGAAGGATGAGTTTATACTATGATAAAATAAtggtttaaattcttttttagtccctaagttaagttatgatgttcagtttagtctccgcttttaaaaatgtcgaCCTTTagttatgatatgaaaaatgtatcaaatcagttctactagttaacaaatcacaagtttttcattaagtgatttgttgttcataacacctttcattaacaaattacaaaatattggatatccaggtatgaaaacttgtgatttattgttcattaagtgttgtcatggggactcatttgatacatttttcatatcatagggactaaaggttgacatttttaaaagcgaagactaaactgaacatcagaacttaacttagtgacccaaaaagggtttaaacctaagaTAATAGATCATATATGAAATGtcgtttaaaataatattacttaatgaaaaaaaatgggtttttaacgtttaaaacaaaatttacaaataatgttttacacaaaacttattaaatgatttagaaaatcataaataacGCCTTAAAGATAATATCTTtcattgaattatttaataaattatatgaataaaagaaattagtttCTTAtgtaaatataagttatttcttatataataCTAAGGGtctcaaataattttttcattcaaatacaTTGTTATATTAAGCAAAACTCTTTAGAAAAAACATCGTCTGGTAACTGATCACTAAATACTTTAGCCTTTGAGAAAAcatgtaaaacagttcagacaaactgaaccgaactgttttttcttttatagaacTGGACTAAACTgaattatactaaattgtactaaactacaatataaactgaactactaactatactaatttctgaattgtactaatatttaaactaaataatataacaatacatgttctttttaattaaaacttattttaatatttattttattttattcataagtctcttataaattaattttttaattatttgatattattattttctattttatttatatctctTTTACTattggaaattattttatttttttatttattttattttattttattttattgataaaaatatataaaaaactgTTAAGTAacattttaaatcttttttttcttgctctttctctctttttttttcgcGTTGTTTCGAActtctttttctatattaagACATATCAAATCTTTTTAAATcattcctttatatatatatatatatatatatatatataacattctattttaaatttaacttaattttaatcttataattatattaaaatgatattaattaaaaggaaataataagatattaatCATTCTaagaattttgtttatattctaataaattaatattgaaaatatttcttctattaatattttattattaaataacgttTTCTTGGCAAGACGAAGCAGTTGAACGGGAactagagaagaaaaaaagagtagatacagttctaacagttaactgtactaaaactattataagttcagtttttaaaaactataccataaaataatatactgaACTTTTTAGTAATAGTGGATCAGTTCTTTTTAGTATAAcatagtacagttaactatagtATAGTACATATCAATTCTTTTTGCCCAACCCTATTTATATCAACTGATGAATATACATTTGTCTTATCAAAAGATGCATTTATGAATGAAATGACAAATGACAAAATCTCTTGAACATGCTACACTGCTTAACgcttatcaatattaaaaaaatttaaggtttaaaccctttagttGTCTTTATTTTCGTTGGGTTTTCCCAATTTGATACCCTTCTTTTAAAGTtacccaattgagtccttataattgctaatttgaagcaattgaGCTCCTGTCATAAAATTTCGATAACGGAGTTAAAATTCTGCATAGGTGGTGGGATGATgtgttaaatgattttaacGTGGCATTGTTGGAGGTGAAACGTGGCATTGTTAAAAacgaatattatataaaatacaattatataaaattaggGAATTGAGaaaagggaattagggtttaATCAAATAGAATTTGGGATTGAATTAGATTAGAAATCTGACACGCGTTAATCGCAAGTTCATTTGAAGTCCTTAGTAGAGAGGATACAGACTTGATTAGGGCTCTCGAGGTTGGTCATTGGAGTTTGGAATTACATTTGTTCCCGATGACGCTAAAGCTAGGCCAGCTCGGTCACGACGAGGGGGATGGTCTCGTAGTCGGCGACAACGAGGGCAGTGACAACGGCGTCGACCATGATGTCGAAGAGGTTGCGGTAGCGGACGCCAGTCCCTGGAGCTTCTTGTTGGAATAAAGTACTACTTACTCAATTACACCATAGAGGAGCTCCAGAAGGGAACCAAGAATTTCAGTCAAGAAAACAACATCAGTAGCAAAGGTGACTTTGTCTATAAGGGTAGACTTTGTCTAAACTGGTACAAACGGACACATGGCTCAGTTTCTGAAAAAGTTGACATTTTTTCATTTGGGGTTGTTATGGATTACCCAAAGGTGAACCATTGTTTATAATTGATGACATTAAAGTGAAACATTTCATGTATTTAGTAAATATGTTTGAATATCCAAAGATAGCATAAATATAGACttaagtatgattgattgtttattaaagtatatatgCAATTTGTCAGTTTAAGAATCACCCAAAGGTGAACTTAAATGAATGACTTAAATGATTACCTATCAGTTTAAGTATCACCAAAAAGTGAACTTGAATGTATGACTAGTGCAGTAATTTGTTTGAACCCATCAATTTTAATCAAAGCATTAATGTATGAGCTTGTGTACTATTTCCAGCTTACATGAATTTATCAGGTTTGACCAACAATGTGATCAAGTTTAATGGGCTAAATTATGCTAATTGGTCAGAATAAATCCAGTTCCAACTGAGTGTTTTAGACTTGGATATAGCTATTATGATGGATGAAATGCCCGCAGCCATTACAGAGACCAATACAAGTGATGAGAAGTCTCTTTATGAGGCTTGGAATAGGTCTAACAGGCTGTCACTAAACTTGATGCGCATGTCTATGGCAGAGAATGTAAAGCCTTCTATTCCTAAATCGGAAAACGCAAAGGAATTCATGAAAATGATCAAGGAGTACTTACAATCAGACATAACTGACAAGTCTATTGTGGGAACTCTTATGAGTGAGCTGACTACCAAAACGTTTGACTGGTCACAACCCATACATGAACATGTAACTGGAATGGCTAATAAGCAGCAAGATTGAAGTCAATGGGAATGGAGGTGAATGAGTCTTTTCTAGTACAGTTCATCATGAACTCTCTTCCTCCTGAATTTGGCCAGTTCCAAGTGAACTATAACACTCTTAAGGATAAGTGGAACTTTTAAGAAATCAAAGTCATGTTGGTAAAAGAGGAagggagattgaagaaaatgaaagatcattCTATCCATCTCACAACTCATGAAGGTGCTAGCTTCAGTAAAGCCAAATCaggaaagaagaacaagaaggacAAAGCCCCAATGAAAGTGAATAAGGGCAATATCCAGAAGGACCagaaatttttcttttgtaagaaAGTAGGCCACTTCAAGAAATATTgtccaaaaagaaaatcttggtTCAAAAAGAAaggtattttttatgtttttgtaagTTTTGAAGCAAATATTATTGAAGTGCCTAATAATCCCTGGTGGTTGGATTCTGAAACTGAAAAGCAAATATTTTTGAAGCAAACAACATCAGTAGCAAATATTATGTTTTCTAATATTATGCAGGGATTCCTTTCAATCCAGCCCATAAAAGGAACTGAAAAGTATTTGTATATGGGAAACAAAATGAAGGCACAAATAAAAGGAATTGGGACTTACAGATTGATTCTAGACACTGGTTATTGTTTGAATCTTGACAAGTGTCTCTATGTTCTTGGTTGTGCTAGGAATTTGATTTCTATTGCAAAGTTGGATTATTTAGGTTTTAACTTTAGGATCGAAAATGGTATTTTCATTTGTATAAACTTTCGTACTATTATGGTTCTAGTACATTAGTGGATGTTTTATATCGTTTAAAtcttgatgttaatttttttgaatcCCTGTTTAATGTTGAACATGTTGCTGATAGAAATTCTAGTGCAGGAAAGGAATGTTTTGATTTCTTATGGCATAAAAGATTGGGTCACATATCCAAAGAAAGGATGTTGAGGttagtgaaaaatgaaattttacctCGATTGGATTTTGATGACTGGGATGTATGTATTGATTGTATTAAgggtaaacaaacaaaacacatatCAAAATATCCCGCCACAAGAANCAATCAACTTCTTGAGTTAATACACACTGATATTTGTGGTCCTTTTGACATTAAATCTTGGAgtggtgaaaaatattttatctcctttattgatgatttctcacgttattgttatatatatctATTACATGAACATTCTCAATCAGTGAACGCCCTTGAGGTGTTCATAAATGAGGTGGAAAGACAATTagatagaaaagtaaaagtggTGAGATCTGATAGTGGTGGTGAATATTATGGTAAAATTGATGAGAGTGGACAATGTCCAGGTCCATTTGCAAAGTATTTTCAAAGTCGGGGTATATGTGCACAATATACAATGCCCGgtacaccacaacaaaatggtgtagCAGAAAGGCAGAATCATACTCTTATGGATATGGTTAGGAGTATGTTAAGTTATAGTAATATTCCTTTATCTTTGTGGATGTATTCATTAAAGACTGTTGCATATCTACTTAACAAGGTTCCTAGCAAAGCAGTTTCTAAAACTCCTTATGAACTATGGATGGGAAGGAAACCCAATTTAAGACATCTTCATGTTTGGGGTTGTCCTGCAGAAGTAAGGTTATACAATCCACATGAAAAGAAGCTTGATGCAAGAACCATTAGTGGTTACTTCATCGATTGTCCTAAAAAATCAAAGGGATATAGGTTTTATTACCCTAACCATAATACAAGAATAGTTGAGTCTGGAAATGCTCGGTTCATTGAAAATGGTCAACTTAGTGGAAGTGAGGAATCACGAATAATGGACATTCAAGAGCATACTGATAGTGTTTCTACATTTAATGTCTCTTCTGAACTTTTTATCCCTCTTGTTGTATCACAGTCACACAACAAGCAGAGACATCAAGTTAATGTTCCAGTCCCACAAAATGAACATATAAATGTTAAGCCAGTTAACAATGAGCAAGTCATAAATGAACAACTGGTAGAGGAACCACAAGAAGCAGCATTAAGAAGGTCTGTAAGGCAGAAAAGACCTGTTATTTCGACTGATTATGTGGTTTACTCTGTTGAACATGAATGTGACTTAAGCATTGATGAGGATTCAGTCTTTTTCAGAAAACCCATGGAAAGTAATAATTCAGAGAATTGGTTGAATGCTATGAAAGAAGAATTGAAATCAATGGATGACAATAAAGTATGGGATCTAGTTGAATTGCCTAAGGGTTCAAAAAGAGTCGGTTGTAAATGGGTCTTTAAGACTAAACATGACTCAAAAGGCAATATTGAAAGGTATAAAACTAGATTAGTCACCAAAGGTTTCACTCAAAAGGATGTCATTGACTATAAAGAGACCTTCTCTCCTGTTTCTAAGAAGGACTCTTTGAGAATTGTTTTGGCTTTGGTGGCTCATTATGATTTAGAGCTTCACCAAATGGATGTAAAGGTCACTTTTCTGAATGTTGACTTAGAAGAGGAAGTTTATATGGACCAACCAGAAGGTTTCACAAtaacaggaaaaaaaatctGGTGTGTAAATTGAAGAAATCAATATATGGACTAAAACAAGCTTCCCGACAAtggtatctaaaatttaatcataCCATAACTTCATATGGTTTTGTAGAGAACACCGTTAACCCGTGTATATACATAAAGATCAGTGGGAGtaagtttgttattttgattCTATATGTTGACGATATTCTTCTTGTTGCTAATGATATTGGTATGTTACATGATGTAAAGAAGTTTCTCTCTaggaaatttgaaatgaaagatatgAATGAGGCATCTTATATGATAGGAATAGAAATATTTCGTGATAGATCACAAGGATTGTTATGTTTGTCTCTAAAAAGCTATATTAACAAAGTGTTAGAGAGATTCAGAATGGAAAAATGTTCTCCTGGAGTAGTTCCAATTCAAAAAGGGGACAAGTTTAGTCAAATGCAATGTCCCAAGAATGATTTGGAACGAAAGGCCATGGAGTCCATTCCTTATGCGTCAATGGTTGGGAGTTTGATGTATGCTCAAACTTGTACTAGACCAGATATCAATTTTGATGTTGGAATGTTAAGCCGATATCAAAGTAATCCTGGATTGGATCACTGGAAAGCTGCAAAGAAAGTTCTTAGGTACTTACAAGGTACCAAAGAATACATGCTCACTTGTAGAAAGTCAGATCATCTCAAAGTGATTGGCTACTCAGATTCAGACTATGCTGGATGTGTGGATTCAAGAAAATCCACATTTGGGTATGTTTTTCTATTAGC comes from the Vigna radiata var. radiata cultivar VC1973A chromosome 2, Vradiata_ver6, whole genome shotgun sequence genome and includes:
- the LOC106756253 gene encoding transcription factor TCP4-like, translating into MGESQNHHLLHQAPTPSRSAMRAGAGGGEIVEVQGGHIVRSTGRKDRHSKVCTAKGPRDRRVRLAAHTAIQFYDVQDRLGYDRPSKAVDWLIKKAKTAIDELAELPPWNPTATSMQPPQQQEIALRENKSLPAEQDPTAFGNRGESNVVVAATRVPEQFSHQQLESENANIGTSKYTSGPGFLPPSLDTDNIAETIKTFFPVEATTTSFQSYPPAPPDLRQQDLRLSLQSFQDPIMLQHQPQSHNEPVLFAGTALGFDGGSAWSEHQNHHSEEHRLLFGGNSGHGGGFVFNTPAPAFGQFFSQRGPLQSSNTPSVRAWIDPSVDHHHHNHHYFSPLIHQGSVAGGFSNGGGFSGFRIPARIQGEEEHDGVSDKPSSASSDSRH